ACCCAAAAGTAAAACCTTTGTAATTCGTCTTTTCAGCTGCTCCAGTTGGGATTTGAGAGGAGATATCATCACCAGACAAAATGATTTTTTGATCGTCTTGCGTAAAACCAAATAAAAATGATGCTCGGACTCCTACCGACAAGTCTCCCACGACCTTGATCCCGTTGGACCAATACACCTCTGTGATCCCTCCTTCTCCGGTACGCTCCGCAATGTTCTCCACATCGGGGTTGCCAATCACTGGCCCTGAGGTGACGAAATTGTAATTGACCACACTATAAGGTCTTACCCCAATATTGGTTGTCATTCGGTCATACAAGACGGGAAAGGCAAAACTGAGATAATTGAATCCACCAGAGCCAGTCTTTTGCTTGTCTAAGCCACTGTTGGACGTACGGTATTCGCCCTGCAAACCAAGCTCGAATACACTCAGAACGTTGTAAGTCAACAGAGCTGGGTTCATACTATTGATATGGTAAAAATTAGGAGCAGCTATACCTACTCCACCCATACTCGCTTGATGCGCCATGCTTCTACTTTGCATATCGCCGAGACCAAATACAGAATAGGGGGAAAACGTAATTTGTGCTTGAGCCCAATAGCCACAACACATTGCAGCCACAAGAGCTATTCTACTTTTTATGTTCATTATACTCCAAAATCCTTTTCAAACCAACAAGCACCAATTCAGGGGCTGCAAAGATGGATTCTTTTAATTTAGATTCAAAACGATTCGTACCACCTCCACAGAGAATCACCTGTAAATCAGGCCAATTCTGCTTATACTGCGCTATCACCCCTTCCAATTCGGCCGTGATACCATTGATTACACCGCTTATTAATGCTTGTCGTGTCGATTTCCCAATCAACTTCACCTCATCAAAAGATTCTATCAAAGGCAAATTTCGCGTGTAGTCATTCATGGATTTGAATCTCAGCTCAATCCCAGGAGAAATACTTCCGCCATGATAGTTTTGCTTTCGATCCAAAAAATCATAGGTAATACATGTCCCTATATCAATGATCAATTGGTCCTTTTGGTTGCTTAGGCTCTCGGCTCCCACAACCGCTGCAAGTCGATCTAGTCCCAAAGTTGTAGGCGTTTCGTACAGATTCTGAATAGGAAGAGGGGTCTCGTGCGAGAGGTACAAGACTTCAAAACCCTCCCAAAACACTCTTTGCTCCTCCGTAGTAGCGGCTACACTACAAGAAATGATATGTATAGGAGCAAACTGCAGCAGTAGCTCTCTGGCTTCTGACAGCTCAGACACTGAGAGGATATTTAGCAATTGGTCTCCCTCAAAACATCCTATCTTTATCTTCGTATTCCCTATATCTACAGCTACAGTTCTCATCTTACTACTTCAAAAAAGAATCGTGAAGTTACCCAAGTATTAATTCCATGCCAACTCGATATTTGTTTACCCAAACATGCTTTCGCTTCTTTTCTTCATAGTTATATTTAATATGTCAAAAACAACCCTAAAACCGATAAAAGAATTAATAATGTAAATTATAGATAGACGGGTTCAGCTCATTTGTATTATAATTGCCTTACTATATTTAGTGTCCTCATGCGCAAATTTTTACTTCTATTTTTACTTTTAAACGCCTCACAACTCTGTGTGGCAAACACTTCAAATCCCGATGCAACCACAAGCACTTCTGAACATGTAGAAATGTCAGTAGTGAGCGATGCTACCGAAGAGGTTCACCACCACGCTCCTGCATGGACTGTAATTCCCTTTGTCATGCTCCTACTTATGATTGCCACAGGCCCCCTCTTTTACGAACACTTTTGGCACAAAAACTACCCCATTGTAGCCTGTGTACTAGCATCCATCGTTGTTCTCTATTACTTGTTTGCACTGCACAATCATCATGGGCCAGTACACGCCTTGGCCGAGTATGTCCAGTTCATTGCTCTACTCAGCGGCCTCTTCATCGCCTCGGGGGGCATCATGATCGAAGTAGACAAGGAAGCCAAACCCATGAC
The DNA window shown above is from Reichenbachiella sp. 5M10 and carries:
- a CDS encoding type III pantothenate kinase — its product is MRTVAVDIGNTKIKIGCFEGDQLLNILSVSELSEARELLLQFAPIHIISCSVAATTEEQRVFWEGFEVLYLSHETPLPIQNLYETPTTLGLDRLAAVVGAESLSNQKDQLIIDIGTCITYDFLDRKQNYHGGSISPGIELRFKSMNDYTRNLPLIESFDEVKLIGKSTRQALISGVINGITAELEGVIAQYKQNWPDLQVILCGGGTNRFESKLKESIFAAPELVLVGLKRILEYNEHKK